One genomic window of Bactrocera dorsalis isolate Fly_Bdor chromosome 4, ASM2337382v1, whole genome shotgun sequence includes the following:
- the LOC105232138 gene encoding tRNA (cytosine(34)-C(5))-methyltransferase: MGRNRKSNPFAAKKRQKRENQGVDPRPVRQEPYEDIKRDNEAFIKYYQLQNICADEAEWQEFLAKIRDNLPVTFRVTGFRGEAKALLDIIESDLFADYVNSVAELHGIAKEEVERPLRLPWYPDGLAYQLQLTRKDIRRSEPLFRLHNFLITETSAGSISRQEAVSMIPPLVLDVQPTDKVLDMCAAPGSKTAQLIEALHSAPEKHKIPPGFVVANDVDNNRCYMLVHQAKRLNSPCFLVTNHDSSFYPNLLQTGADGSKSILKFDKILCDVPCSGDGTLRKNPDIWTKWNLAQAYNLHGIQYRITRRGAEMLNVGGRLVYSTCSLNPIENEAVLQRIIADADGALEIVDAAHLVTGLKFKPGMTSWKLATKQVDEIFTSFEEVPEKYHTVIRPNMFPLPTEQISKIGLEKCLRVLPHLQNSGGFFVAVIEKRRQLPFEKNDLQTLLEKPKPEVKLDENGQPIEEKSVPWGPQRKRRRLHGYKEDPYIFFEEEDADWDELKSFFALDDTLNKRCLLTRCVTDKKKNIYYCSEPIRDMVLLNEDAIKIINTGVKTFVRCENRHTMHPFRLAQEGLQTTNAFMGAIRRIQISREDLILLLNCTDPTKPPSTLDLAPETQERCKELGVGSCILKYEDARFTLFLVGWRGSSSLRAYVDSNETVHVLRLLGADISKFEVNKYEKAKEAAAAAAAEAAANAVEAKDAPAVEQDTDVVLSANGVADVAPVAE; encoded by the exons atggGTCGTAACAGAAAATCAAACCCTTTTGCAGCGAAAAAACGTCAAAAGCGCGAGAAC CAAGGAGTCGATCCACGACCAGTACGCCAAGAGCCCTATGAGGATATTAAACGTGATAATGAAGCTTTCATTAAATACTATCAGCTGCAGAATATATGTGCGGACGAAGCGGAATGGCAAGAATTTCTTGCTAAGATACGTGATAATTTACCTGTTACATTCCGTGTAACCGGCTTTCGTGGTGAGGCAAAAGCATTGCTTGACATAATCGAGAGCGACTTGTTTGCTGATTATGTGAACAGTGTCGCTGAATTGCATGGTATTGCGAAAGAAGAGGTGGAGCGCCCACTACGTCTACCCTGGTACCCAGATGGCTTGGCATACCAACTGCAATTAACGCGTAAAGATATACGCCGCTCGGAACCGCTGTTCCGTTTGCACAATTTTCTGATAACCGAAACGAGTGCCGGTAGCATAAGTCGTCAGGAAGCTGTGTCTATGATACCGCCGCTTGTGTTAGATGTGCAACCCACCGATAAAGTGCTAGATATGTGCGCTGCGCCAGGCTCAAAGACGGCACAATTGATTGAAGCGCTACATAGTGCGCCGGAAAAGCATAAGATACCACCGGGTTTTGTCGTAGCCAACGATGTGGATAACAACCGGTGTTATATGTTGGTGCATCAGGCGAAAAGATTGAATTCGCCGTGCTTTCTGGTGACAAATCATGACAGCAGTTTCTATCCGAATTTATTG CAAACGGGCGCAGATGGCAGTAAATCAATTTTGAAGTTTGATAAAATTCTATGTGATGTGCCATGCTCGGGCGATGGCACACTACGCAAGAACCCCGATATCTGGACGAAATGGAATTTGGCGCAGGCTTACAACTTGCATGG CATACAGTACCGCATTACAAGGCGTGGCGCTGAAATGCTCAATGTCGGCGGTCGTTTGGTGTACTCCACATGCTCGCTAAATCCCATAGAAAATGAAGCTGTGCTGCAGCGTATAATAGCTGACGCTGATGGTGCGCTAGAGATAGTAGACGCCGCACACTTGGTGACCGGCTTGAAGTTTAAACCCGGCATGACGAGCTGGAAGCTCGCCACCAAGCAAGTCGACGAAATATTCACAAGTTTCGAAGAGGTGCCTGAGAAGTATCACACGGTCATACGCCCAAATATGTTTCCACTGCCGACGGAGCAAATCTCGAAGATCGGTTTGGAAAAATGCTTACGTGTGCTGCCGCATTTGCAAAACTCTGGCGGTTTCTTTGTTGCGGTCATTGAAAAGCGTCGCCAATTGCCATTCGAAAAGAATGACTTGCAGACGCTGCTTGAAAAGCCCAAACCGGAGGTTAAATTGGATGAAAACGGCCAGCCTATCGAAGAAAAGTCAGTGCCGTGGGGACCACAGCGCAAACGCCGACGCCTGCATGGTTACAAAGAAGATCCATACATATTCTTCGAGGAAGAAGACGCCGATTGGGATGAGTTGAAATCTTTCTTTGCGCTCGACGACACGCTAAATAAGCGCTGCTTGCTTACACGCTGTGTCACCgataagaagaagaatatctACTATTGCTCTGAGCCAATACGTGATATGGTATTATTGAATGAAGATGCCATTAAGATTATAAATACCGGTGTGAAGACATTTGTGCGCTGTGAGAATCGTCATACCATGCATCCCTTCCGCTTGGCGCAGGAGGGTTTGCAGACGACTAATGCATTTATGGGCGCCATACGACGCATACAGATCTCTAGAGAAGATTTAATACTGCTGCTCAATTGCACCGATCCAACAAAGCCGCCTTCAACGCTGGACTTGGCGCCGGAAACGCAAGAACGTTGCAAGGAATTAG GCGTTGGCAGCTGCATTTTGAAGTACGAAGACGCGCGTTTCACGCTTTTCCTGGTGGGCTGGCGCGGTTCCTCTAGCTTACGTGCTTATGTGGACAGTAATGAGACAGTGCATGTGCTGCGCTTATTGGGCGCTGACATCAGCAAGTTCG AAGTCAACAAGTACGAGAAGGCTAAGGAGGCTGCGGCAGCTGCAGCTGCGGAGGCAGCAGCGAATGCAGTTGAAGCTAAAGATGCGCCAGCAGTAGAGCAAGACACCGACGTGGTTTTGTCTGCTAATGGCGTTGCAGACGTTGCGCCAGTCGCTGAATAA
- the LOC105232136 gene encoding histone acetyltransferase Tip60 isoform X1, protein MKITQKIEFDEDVSSICESTAALTEGCRLPVRMHKTEDWPLAEVVSIKDHDGKRQFYVHYVDFNKRLDEWVTEEDVDTRKVQFPRRDGTQTGASTGVTTPKKHHSSVPGSVSRPTSPQPAVSNEMVNGNAVLAAALQKKINRKRKFNAVPAPPAVVVPETPPPVIVPAPVIPAVVVPTTPAPVTVVEEASQDGKTATPRQSGSMVIHQDDVVTRMKNVEMIELGKHRIKPWYFSPYPQELCQMPCIYICEFCLKYRKSRKCLERHLVKCNLRHPPGNEIYRKHTISFFEIDGRKNKVYAQNLCLLAKLFLDHKTLYYDTDPFLFYVMTEFDSRGFHIVGYFSKEKESTEDYNVACILTMPPYQRKGYGKLLIEFSYELSKFEGKTGSPEKPLSDLGLLSYRSYWAQTILEIFISQKPNSDGEKPTITINDICECTSIKKEDVISTLQNLNLINYYKGQYIVCISRDIIDQHKKAMDKRKIRIDSKCLHWTPKDWSKRSKW, encoded by the exons atgaaaataacacaaaaaatagaGTTCGATGAAGATGTATCATCGATTTGTGAGTCCACG GCCGCACTTACCGAAGGATGCCGATTACCCGTGCGTATGCACAAGACTGAAGATTGGCCACTCGCGGAAGTTGTGAGCATTAAAGACCATGATGGCAAGCGACAGTTCTACGTGCACTACGTTGATT TTAATAAACGTCTGGACGAATGGGTTACAGAGGAGGACGTTGATACACGGAAAGTGCAATTTCCAAGACGTGATGGTACGCAGACTGGTGCCAGCACTGGCGTAACTACACCAAAAAAACATCACTCGTCGGTGCCCGGTAGCGTTTCAAGACCTACTTCGCCACAACCTGCTGTAAGCAATGAAATGGTTAATGGTAACGCTGTATTGGCGGCTGCactacagaaaaaaattaaccgtAAACGAAAG ttcAATGCTGTGCCTGCCCCACCGGCAGTAGTAGTGCCTGAGACCCCCCCGCCCGTTATAGTACCCGCACCAGTCATACCAGCTGTAGTAGTACCCACAACTCCGGCACCCGTAACTGTGGTTGAAGAGGCTTCACAAGATGGTAAAACCGCAACACCACGCCAGTCTGGTAGCATGGTCATACATCAGGATGATGTAGTGACGCgtatgaaaaatgttgaaatgatAGAATTGGGTAAACATCGCATTAAACCCTGGTATTTCTCACCGTACCCGCAG GAATTGTGTCAAATGCCTTGTATCTACATCTGTGAGTTCTGCCTGAAATATCGTAAGAGTCGTAAATGTTTGGAGCGGCATTTAGTCAAATGCAATCTACGACATCCACCCGGTAATGAAATATATCGCAAACACACAATTTCCTTTTTCGAAATTGACGGTCGGAAAAACAAAGTCTATGCGCAGAATTTATGTCTGCTGGCCAAACTGTTTCTAGATCATAAAACACTTTATTATGACACGGATCCGTTCCTTTTCTATGTTATGACTGAATTCGATTCACGCGGTTTTCATATAGTTGGCTATTTCTCAAAAGAAAAAGAGAGTACTGAAGACTACAACGTAGCTTGTATACTGACTATGCCTCCATATCAACGCAAGGGTTACGGCAAGCTGTTAATTGAATTTAGCTACGAACTGTCGAAGTTTGAGGGAAAAACTGGTTCGCCGGAAAAACCCTTATCAGATTTAGGTTTACTGTCGTATCGTTCATATTGGGCACAAACGATTTTGGAGATATTTATTAGCCAGAAGCCAAACAGTGATGGCGAAAAACCCACCATTACCATCAA CGATATCTGTGAATGCACTTCCATCAAAAAAGAGGATGTTATATCTaccttacaaaatttaaatcttaTCAATTATTACAAGGGCCAGTATATCGTTTGTATAAGTCGCGACATCATTGACCAACATAAGAAAGCCATGGATAAACGCAAAATACGCATTGACTCGAAGTGCCTACATTGGACGCCTAAAGATTGGTCTAAGCGCTCCAAGTGGTAA
- the LOC105232136 gene encoding histone acetyltransferase Tip60 isoform X2 produces MKITQKIEFDEDVSSICESTAALTEGCRLPVRMHKTEDWPLAEVVSIKDHDGKRQFYVHYVDFNKRLDEWVTEEDVDTRKVQFPRRDGTQTGASTGVTTPKKHHSSVPGSVSRPTSPQPAVSNEMVNGNAVLAAALQKKINRKRKFNAVPAPPAVVVPETPPPVIVPAPVIPAVVVPTTPAPVTVVEEASQDGKTATPRQSGSMVIHQDDVVTRMKNVEMIELGKHRIKPWYFSPYPQELCQMPCIYICEFCLKYRKSRKCLERHLVKCNLRHPPGNEIYRKHTISFFEIDGRKNKVYAQNLCLLAKLFLDHKTLYYDTDPFLFYVMTEFDSRGFHIVGYFSKEKESTEDYNVACILTMPPYQRKGYGKLLIEFSYELSKFEGKTGSPEKPLSDLGLLSYRSYWAQTILEIFISQKPNSDGEKPTITINDICECTSIKKEDVISTLQNLNLINYYKGQYIVCISRDIIDQHKKAMDKRKIRIDSKCLHWTPKDWSKRSK; encoded by the exons atgaaaataacacaaaaaatagaGTTCGATGAAGATGTATCATCGATTTGTGAGTCCACG GCCGCACTTACCGAAGGATGCCGATTACCCGTGCGTATGCACAAGACTGAAGATTGGCCACTCGCGGAAGTTGTGAGCATTAAAGACCATGATGGCAAGCGACAGTTCTACGTGCACTACGTTGATT TTAATAAACGTCTGGACGAATGGGTTACAGAGGAGGACGTTGATACACGGAAAGTGCAATTTCCAAGACGTGATGGTACGCAGACTGGTGCCAGCACTGGCGTAACTACACCAAAAAAACATCACTCGTCGGTGCCCGGTAGCGTTTCAAGACCTACTTCGCCACAACCTGCTGTAAGCAATGAAATGGTTAATGGTAACGCTGTATTGGCGGCTGCactacagaaaaaaattaaccgtAAACGAAAG ttcAATGCTGTGCCTGCCCCACCGGCAGTAGTAGTGCCTGAGACCCCCCCGCCCGTTATAGTACCCGCACCAGTCATACCAGCTGTAGTAGTACCCACAACTCCGGCACCCGTAACTGTGGTTGAAGAGGCTTCACAAGATGGTAAAACCGCAACACCACGCCAGTCTGGTAGCATGGTCATACATCAGGATGATGTAGTGACGCgtatgaaaaatgttgaaatgatAGAATTGGGTAAACATCGCATTAAACCCTGGTATTTCTCACCGTACCCGCAG GAATTGTGTCAAATGCCTTGTATCTACATCTGTGAGTTCTGCCTGAAATATCGTAAGAGTCGTAAATGTTTGGAGCGGCATTTAGTCAAATGCAATCTACGACATCCACCCGGTAATGAAATATATCGCAAACACACAATTTCCTTTTTCGAAATTGACGGTCGGAAAAACAAAGTCTATGCGCAGAATTTATGTCTGCTGGCCAAACTGTTTCTAGATCATAAAACACTTTATTATGACACGGATCCGTTCCTTTTCTATGTTATGACTGAATTCGATTCACGCGGTTTTCATATAGTTGGCTATTTCTCAAAAGAAAAAGAGAGTACTGAAGACTACAACGTAGCTTGTATACTGACTATGCCTCCATATCAACGCAAGGGTTACGGCAAGCTGTTAATTGAATTTAGCTACGAACTGTCGAAGTTTGAGGGAAAAACTGGTTCGCCGGAAAAACCCTTATCAGATTTAGGTTTACTGTCGTATCGTTCATATTGGGCACAAACGATTTTGGAGATATTTATTAGCCAGAAGCCAAACAGTGATGGCGAAAAACCCACCATTACCATCAA CGATATCTGTGAATGCACTTCCATCAAAAAAGAGGATGTTATATCTaccttacaaaatttaaatcttaTCAATTATTACAAGGGCCAGTATATCGTTTGTATAAGTCGCGACATCATTGACCAACATAAGAAAGCCATGGATAAACGCAAAATACGCATTGACTCGAAGTGCCTACATTGGACGCCTAAAGATTGGTCTAAGCGCTCCAAGTG A
- the LOC105232139 gene encoding vanin-like protein 1, whose product MWLYKFLLYLACNNIYYAAVSGEPTPPDADYYIGAVVEFPARTITAAASTEERLQQFGELLESSAIRPDIVVFPEDVLNDRDTPIVVPAPSDDVITCNADEAHYNYIISRMSCYARSLGIYVLINVVEVHNCTQTQNVSDLVANCAIYNANVVFDRHGVVVSRYRKYNLIGSEWLYFNYTSQPEEEAIFHTDFNVTFGHFTRMDLLYARPAQALVQRGITDFLHPSKWQSELPFLTAVQLHQSWSFSNNVNLLVAGTNDPSNGRSGTGIYAGKYGVLIATMTSVEKQSKLHLSVIPKHNASSEKVLKIFKLSQSNRKAQPNNSSQSVLDRFTGVVVARNNDIDLYVTQPLIGRTNMSGPLQQQLCHNDLCCNFYIEMHANPLANATTLSYYYRLAAFRGMGTFLNTEPDELAVCAIFACTGDHLYTCGRIYEEGVSVVPRYIFDTIRISGNFTRQRPCLLSPTSVDNLLMPLPVDEFEWQLQAHSNFTLANLTLLQPRSDLLTFGIYGNYFLDDTIYDHHHKDDASSLSSTMLLLLFLLNLQFYL is encoded by the exons ATGTGGCTATATAAATTTCTGCTCTACTTGGCATGCAACAACATTTACTATGCGGCTGTAAGCGGCGAG CCCACACCGCCGGACGCCGACTACTACATCGGCGCTGTGGTGGAGTTTCCGGCGCGCACGATCACTGCAGCCGCCAGCACAGAGGAGCGCCTGCAACAATTCGGCGAACTACTCGAGTCGTCTGCCATACGCCCGGATATTGTGGTCTTTCCCGAGGATGTCCTAAATGACCGCGACACGCCCATAGTAGTGCCAGCGCCCAGTGATGATGTGATAACTTGCAATGCCGACGAGGCTCACTACAATTATATTATCAGCAGAATGTCCTGTTATGCGCGTTCGCTGGGCATATATGTGCTCATCAATGTGGTGGAGGTGCATAACTGCACACAAACGCAAAACGTAAGCGATCTGGTTGCCAACTGCGCCATATACAATGCGAATGTGGTGTTCGATCGTCATGGCGTGGTGGTGTCGCGTTATCGCAAGTACAATTTGATCGGCAGTGAGTGGTTGTATTTCAACTATACGTCGCAACCCGAGGAGGAGGCCATATTCCACACCGATTTCAATGTGACTTTCGGTCATTTTACGCGCATGGATCTGCTGTATGCGCGGCCGGCGCAAGCGTTGGTGCAACGTGGCATTACGGACTTTTTGCATCCGAGCAAATGGCAATCGGAGCTGCCTTTCCTGACAG CTGTCCAACTACATCAGTCCTGGTCATTTAGTAACAATGTGAATCTGCTGGTGGCCGGTACAAACGATCCAAGCAATGGCCGCAGCGGCACAGGCATCTATGCGGGCAAATATGGTGTGCTCATCGCAACCATGACCAGCGTCGAGAAGCAAAGTAAACTGCATTTGAGTGTGATACCAAAACATAATGCCAGCAGCGAAAAGGTCTTAAAGATATTCAAGTTGAGCCAGAGCAACCGTAAAGCGCAGCCAAACAACAGCAGTCAGAGCGTGCTCGACCGTTTCACAGGCGTTGTTGTGGCGCGTAACAATGATATTGATCTGTATGTGACGCAACCGTTAATCGGTAGAACGAATATGAGTGGACCGTTGCAGCAACAACTCTGCCACAATGATTTGTGTTGCAATTTTTACATTGAAATGCATGCCAATCCGCTGGCCAACGCTACCACGCTCAGCTATTACTATCGCTTGGCGGCGTTTCGTGGCATGGGCACTTTTCTGAATACCGAACCCGATGAGTTAGCGGTGTGTGCGATCTTCGCTTGCACTGGCGATCATCTCTACACTTGCGGACGCATCTATGAGGAGGGCGTGTCGGTGGTGCCGCGTTATATTTTCGATACGATTCGTATAAGTGGCAATTTTACACGGCAACGTCCGTGTTTATTGTCACCAACGAGCGTGGATAATCTGCTAATGCCGCTGCCTGTGGACGAGTTCGAGTGGCAACTGCAGGCGCACAG CAACTTTACGCTGGCTAACCTCACTTTGTTACAACCGCGTTCGGATCTCTTGACTTTTGGTATTTATGGCAACTACTTTTTGGATGACACCATATACGATCATCATCACAAGGACGACGCAAGCTCACTGAGTTCGACTATGTtactgcttttgtttttgttgaatttgcaattttatttatag
- the LOC105232135 gene encoding LOW QUALITY PROTEIN: kelch-like protein diablo (The sequence of the model RefSeq protein was modified relative to this genomic sequence to represent the inferred CDS: inserted 1 base in 1 codon), whose translation MADKNTEPSSMANAPSSSNLEYKFSDRVLAQIRECRSNNQYIDVVFTVGERQKRIPAHRLILAASSSYFQELFTTEEDTSEISLKHIDANSFETLINYCYTGSLSLDERAARKLVIAAKVLQFKEVARYCNRFIVNKLSYANLLDIISFADDHGCKDLRAKAFGFAVEHFKELLTNGELLRFSPALMEXLVESDELNVYNEADVFDAIMRWHKYDEENRRPYLINLLSLLRITQLEPAFVFKHIKPIPGSDRLILDALDWFHVPETRWQTKLKYTKPRNSRNCLMAVEVNIMDESKRFLRYDPISDTWARCGQVLGEKTDYGTIFVKNSLVFIGNKYLVRFDLEKQQWETPQPVRKRRELICVAVLQDNIYLIGGYCKTTKNTVEMFDMRTGDWLRVAPMLEGRYCAKAVVFDERIYVMGGSENECALNSVECYDPMLDTWEARACMIEARASPGAAVAHGYIYVLGGYNDSPLDTVERFNPVKNEWTKVCSLTTARSRISAIVFNYHLLALGGTKNGEGVNCVEEYNMDTDKWVLKAPMPTGAAYSSFVVPTQFADNLQTFLADVSRPVH comes from the exons ATGGCAGATAAGAACACTGAACCTTCCTCAATGGCTAATGCGCCATCAAGCAGCAATTTAGAgtacaaattttcagatcgagtTTTGGCACAAATACGCGAATGTCGCAGCAACAATCAGTACATTGATGTGGTTTTTACTGTGGGCGAACGCCAGAAGCG CATTCCAGCACATCGTCTTATATTAGCGGCGTCAAGTAGCTATTTTCAAGAGCTCTTCACCACGGAAGAGGATACAAGCGAAATTTCGTTAAAACATATCGATGCAAATAGTTTCGAGACCTTAATAAATTATTGCTACACAGGCAGCTTATCGCTCGATGAGCGTGCAGCGCGCAAATTGGTGATAGCggcaaaagttttgcaattCAAAGAGGTTGCGCGCTATTGTAACCGTTTTATAGTGAACAAATTGAGTTATGCCAACCTATTGGATATCATCTCCTTCGCTGATGATCACGGTTGCAAGGACTTGCGTGCTAAAGCCTTCGGCTTTGCGGTGGAGCATTTTAAAGAG CTGCTCACGAATGGAGAACTACTGCGTTTCAGTCCCGCACTTATGG GGTTGGTGGAGAGCGATGAATTGAATGTGTACAATGAAGCAGATGTTTTTGATGCCATCATGCGTTGGCACAAATATGATGAGGAAAATCGACGCCCCTACttaataaatttgctttcgctGCTGCGCATCACGCAGTTGGAGCCAGCCTTCGTTTTCAAACACATCAAACCAATACCGGGTAGTGACCGTTTAATTCTGGACGCTTTGGATTGGTTTCATGTGCCCGAAACACGTTGGCAAACCAAATTGAAGTACACCAAGCCACGCAACTCGCGCAATTGCCTCATGGCTGTGGAAGTTAACATCATGGATGAGAGC AAGCGCTTTCTACGTTATGATCCTATATCGGACACTTGGGCACGTTGTGGTCAAGTTTTAGGCGAGAAAACCGACTACGGCACTATATTCGTTAAGAATTCGCTTGTCTTCATtggcaataaatatttagtGCGTTTCGACTTGGAAAAGCAGCAGTGGGAAACACCACAGCCAGTGCGCAAGCGTCGAGAGTTGATTTGTGTGGCTGTGTTGCaagataatatttatttaattggcgGTTATTGCAAGACGACCAAAAACACAGTGGAaat GTTCGATATGCGCACAGGCGATTGGCTGCGTGTAGCACCGATGTTAGAAGGCCGCTACTGTGCAAAGGCCGTGGTGTTCGATGAGCGCATCTATGTTATGGGCGGCTCAGAGAACGAATGCGCGCTCAACTCAGTCGAGTGCTACGATCCGATGCTGGATACATGGGAAGCACGCGCCTGTATGATAGAAGCGCGCGCTTCTCCTGGT GCCGCGGTCGCTCATGGCTACATTTATGTCTTGGGTGGTTACAATGATTCACCACTGGACACAGTCGAGCGTTTTAATCCCGTAAAAAATGAGTGGACTAAA GTTTGTTCGCTGACAACGGCACGCAGTCGCATTAGTGCAATCGTGTTCAATTATCATCTACTGGCTTTAGGAGGTACAAAAAATGGCGAAGGCGTAAACTGTGTAGAGGAATATAATATGGACACAGATAAATGGGTGTTAAAGGCACCTATGCCCACCGGTGCGGCCTATAGTTCTTTTGTGGTGCCGACACAGTTCGCTGATAATTTGCAAACCTTTTTGGCGGATGTAAGTCGACCCGTACATTAA
- the LOC105232134 gene encoding eukaryotic translation initiation factor 3 subunit G-1 produces MPGVDTIKSSWADEVELDYGGLPPTTETVENGYKYVTEYKYNKDDKKTKVVRTYKISKQVVPKTVAKRRTWPKFGDSKNDKPGPNSQTTMVSEEIFMQFLNSKEEEKANDPLLDPTKNIAKCRICNGEHWSVNCPYKGTAMDTNLMEKKAAAAATAVVEAPKTGKYVPPYLKDSQKGGMGMRGRDDTAAIRISNLSESMTEADLDELVKKIGQHSKMYLARDKNTGLCKGFAYVHFKQRKDAAAAIEILNGHGYDHLILNVEWSKPQNN; encoded by the coding sequence ATGCCTGGTGTTGACACTATTAAATCCTCTTGGGCCGATGAGGTGGAGCTCGACTACGGCGGCCTGCCACCTACCACAGAGACAGTTGAAAACGGCTACAAATACGTCACAGAATATAAGTACAACAAAGATGACAAAAAGACAAAAGTTGTGCGCACCTATAAAATTTCCAAGCAAGTCGTGCCGAAAACCGTAGCCAAACGACGCACCTGGCCGAAATTTGGTGACTCAAAGAACGACAAACCTGGTCCAAACTCACAGACTACTATGGTGTCAGAAGAAATTTTCATGCAATTCCTCAACTCCAAAGAAGAAGAGAAGGCCAACGATCCACTACTCGATCCCACTAAGAATATTGCCAAGTGTCGTATTTGCAATGGTGAGCATTGGTCAGTTAATTGCCCATATAAGGGTACCGCCATGGATACAAACTTAATGGAGAAGAAAGCGGCTGCCGCTGCAACAGCTGTGGTCGAAGCACCCAAAACTGGCAAGTATGTGCCACCATACCTTAAGGACAGTCAAAAAGGTGGTATGGGCATGCGTGGACGTGATGATACCGCCGCTATCCGCATTTCCAATCTGTCGGAATCGATGACCGAAGCCGATTTGGATGAGCTGGTGAAGAAAATTGGACAACACAGTAAAATGTATTTGGCGCGTGATAAGAATACCGGTCTCTGCAAAGGTTTTGCGTATGTGCATTTCAAGCAACGCAAGGATGCCGCTGCTGCTATTGAAATTCTCAATGGACACGGTTACGATCATTTGATTTTGAATGTGGAATGGTCGAAGCCGCAAAACAACTGA
- the LOC105232137 gene encoding augmin complex subunit dgt4 → MSANTTTPTSSTSACSISPNGSGSGTEDIQYLLYLETLRRFRDDELNIKRQVDEKTRQYLEVKEEYLQLYAKYVKLTTLAATRCALLGDNHLPFDKIAAADKDILAITQKLATGDVVETISENAVKECRDKLEACEAHEKLKQFSHELAESKATVRAVQSSTETVEATIETATLQSLDYFVDEVGNRS, encoded by the coding sequence ATGTCTGCGAATACCACAACTCCTACATCCTCCACTAGTGCGTGCTCCATTTCGCCGAACGGTTCAGGCAGCGGCACAGAGGATATACAATATCTACTCTATCTAGAAACTTTACGTCGCTTTCGTGACGATGAGCTCAACATTAAGCGCCAAGTGGACGAAAAAACACGACAGTACTTGGAAGTTAAGGAGGAATATTTACAATTATACGCTAAATATGTGAAACTCACAACATTGGCAGCAACACGTTGCGCGTTGTTAGGTGATAACCACTTGCCTTTCGATAAGATAGCTGCCGCGGATAAAGATATATTAGCCATTACACAAAAATTGGCTACCGGCGATGTTGTGGAAACGATTAGTGAAAATGCAGTCAAAGAGTGCAGGGATAAGTTGGAAGCTTGCGAAGCACAcgagaaattaaaacaattcaGCCACGAATTAGCCGAAAGTAAAGCAACTGTGCGTGCAGTACAATCCTCAACCGAAACTGTGGAGGCCACTATTGAGACGGCTACACTGCAAAGCCTCGACTACTTTGTTGATGAAGTTGGCAATAgaagttga